One window from the genome of Methanococcoides sp. AM1 encodes:
- a CDS encoding nitric oxide reductase activation protein NorD has protein sequence MSQDEGEVVHLNDVIDILDSAGLLEDLSDVEISEISAEFEKIPLERLVLFRKQPSRFVEWFSIWMYSLNKDKGLENVYLSETFPAFIDLGSATFSSLVELATELNSLNSSVGNAFLGKIEELGLLMEPELLAIWYPMIREIAGNKWRTAIELIEQTVIVLPALPEHQRKLLLLSSKEFRNIDLQLFLTFFTSAPLALATLSRSDFGKWSHLGEELAFENSDVGTLFLKITPKFIGRINIDDLGEYVDIGKELFSHDEPEAAKTFYEAVFRGLGNDLLRADREETRLLIDIGAQLANICWRCVGSFFENAPVILIHLKEKEFDKWVSIGERISQSSTFYGSNYFHSSLSVLKSTDRKYYSTIFSNANLLAENNGMLAGIYFSILSDVMLNIHPKEIERWVHIGFEVFEIDSEMAFSFFRNSPALLKDLDVTELDEWAKKGISIFEGDRGSGRSYFSLKSKGATEFAEKLMSGVALKRVSRILKYYSVGISGINFTIRSKSFLSGEFSKYPNPIVSGRTIYLEPTVKGYGDFEENFTIYKLAVMHEVGHIQFGTSVFELKDILPLLDKVGMDIFDLPGDVGVDHVVTSAVVASVIGKLPAPFIAADIMGIIEDARVEYMTTSLYRGLRREFEKVRMQMSQNRTPDAFGIGKFIEALLLYSVSIEPSFEIEDDLKEIIDISHEMLVNNVFKPDSSTLDSLEAAIDIYEMLTDSFGPLELLEYVPIRNFDYRGMGVGSSSLTQARSEEFTEQIMESFIPQTILPDDEEFIEDRPGKGPEYARSKNWEVLGSYSYDEWDSHMQDYKNDWCTVYEVSPSGNDNEFYLGAREHYAREITLINRIFKMMKPESFRKLRRQLDGDDFDLDALIEAFTDRKCGINPTDRLYIRRDKRERDVATLFLLDMSASTRKKLGNGRRILDVEKDSLIIMTQALEGIGDKYAIAAFSGNTRSDVEFYTIKEFNENFSEEAECKISALEPAMNTRLGAVIRHSISKLKEIDAKVKLLVLLSDGDPYDLGFADGKYEGQLAIEDTRVAIQEGNALGMHFFCITVDSEAGEYLDSIFSDVGYTIIDNAATLPERLPMLYNRITT, from the coding sequence TTGTCGCAGGATGAAGGGGAGGTCGTTCATCTTAATGATGTAATTGATATCCTGGATTCAGCAGGTCTGCTCGAGGACCTGTCAGATGTGGAAATTTCTGAAATATCGGCTGAATTTGAAAAAATACCTCTGGAAAGGCTTGTACTTTTCAGAAAACAACCATCCCGGTTTGTAGAATGGTTCTCTATCTGGATGTATTCACTTAACAAGGACAAGGGTCTTGAAAATGTCTATTTATCTGAAACTTTTCCCGCATTTATTGACCTCGGTTCTGCCACTTTCAGTAGTTTGGTCGAACTGGCCACAGAACTTAATTCTTTGAATTCCAGTGTCGGAAATGCATTTCTGGGAAAGATCGAAGAGCTTGGACTTTTGATGGAACCGGAACTTTTAGCCATCTGGTATCCGATGATACGGGAGATTGCCGGCAACAAATGGAGAACTGCTATTGAGCTTATTGAGCAGACTGTGATTGTCCTTCCTGCTCTTCCGGAACACCAGAGAAAATTGCTTTTGCTCTCCTCAAAGGAATTCAGGAATATTGATCTTCAGCTGTTCCTTACATTCTTTACCAGTGCACCTCTTGCATTAGCCACACTCAGCAGAAGTGATTTTGGGAAATGGTCTCATCTCGGGGAAGAACTTGCCTTTGAGAACAGTGATGTTGGCACTTTATTCCTGAAGATCACTCCAAAGTTCATTGGCAGGATCAACATTGACGATCTTGGAGAATATGTGGATATTGGCAAAGAGCTCTTTTCACATGACGAACCAGAGGCTGCGAAGACCTTCTATGAAGCAGTTTTCAGGGGATTGGGAAACGATCTTCTGCGGGCTGACAGGGAAGAAACAAGACTTCTGATCGATATTGGTGCACAATTAGCTAACATTTGCTGGAGATGTGTTGGGAGCTTTTTTGAGAATGCACCTGTGATTTTAATTCATCTGAAAGAAAAGGAGTTCGATAAGTGGGTCTCTATTGGGGAGAGGATTTCACAGAGTTCGACATTTTATGGCTCGAACTATTTCCACAGTTCTCTTTCTGTATTGAAGAGCACGGATCGGAAATACTATTCGACAATATTCAGTAATGCAAACCTTCTGGCAGAAAATAATGGAATGCTTGCAGGCATCTATTTCTCCATCCTGTCGGATGTCATGCTCAATATACATCCGAAGGAGATCGAAAGATGGGTGCATATAGGTTTTGAAGTCTTTGAGATTGACAGCGAAATGGCATTCAGCTTTTTCAGGAATTCCCCGGCATTGTTAAAGGACCTTGATGTTACAGAGCTCGATGAGTGGGCAAAAAAGGGCATTTCCATTTTTGAAGGGGATCGTGGTAGTGGCAGGTCTTATTTCTCGCTTAAGTCAAAGGGTGCAACGGAATTTGCTGAAAAACTGATGAGTGGTGTGGCACTTAAACGTGTGTCAAGGATCCTTAAGTATTATTCAGTGGGGATCTCAGGTATAAATTTCACAATACGTTCAAAGAGTTTCCTGTCAGGAGAGTTCAGCAAGTACCCTAATCCGATAGTCTCTGGCAGGACGATCTATCTGGAGCCTACGGTAAAAGGGTATGGGGATTTCGAGGAGAACTTCACTATCTATAAGTTGGCTGTAATGCATGAAGTAGGACACATCCAGTTTGGAACTTCGGTCTTTGAGCTGAAGGATATTTTGCCACTGCTCGATAAGGTCGGTATGGACATCTTTGATCTTCCTGGGGATGTGGGAGTTGATCATGTTGTTACGTCCGCCGTAGTTGCATCCGTTATCGGAAAACTTCCAGCTCCATTCATTGCTGCCGACATAATGGGAATTATAGAAGATGCAAGAGTGGAGTACATGACAACATCCCTTTACAGGGGATTGCGCCGGGAGTTTGAAAAAGTAAGGATGCAGATGTCACAGAACAGAACTCCGGATGCATTCGGTATTGGGAAGTTCATAGAAGCTCTTTTACTTTACTCTGTAAGTATCGAACCATCGTTTGAAATTGAAGATGATCTCAAGGAAATTATTGATATTTCTCATGAAATGCTTGTGAATAATGTTTTCAAGCCTGATTCATCCACACTTGATTCCCTTGAAGCAGCTATCGATATCTATGAAATGCTTACTGATAGTTTTGGTCCCCTGGAATTACTGGAATATGTTCCTATAAGGAATTTTGACTATCGTGGAATGGGTGTTGGTTCATCCTCTCTCACTCAAGCTCGTAGTGAAGAATTTACGGAGCAGATAATGGAATCTTTTATTCCACAGACGATCCTTCCGGACGATGAAGAATTCATAGAGGACAGGCCGGGCAAAGGGCCGGAATATGCAAGATCGAAGAACTGGGAAGTGCTTGGAAGTTACAGTTATGATGAATGGGATTCTCACATGCAGGACTACAAGAACGACTGGTGCACTGTCTATGAAGTATCCCCTTCAGGAAATGACAATGAATTCTACCTTGGGGCCAGAGAGCATTATGCACGTGAGATCACTCTGATCAATCGTATCTTTAAGATGATGAAACCGGAATCCTTCCGTAAATTACGCAGGCAACTGGATGGGGATGATTTTGATCTTGATGCTTTGATCGAGGCCTTTACTGACAGGAAGTGCGGTATCAATCCAACAGACCGGTTATACATTAGAAGGGATAAGCGTGAGAGGGATGTTGCCACCCTTTTCCTTCTGGACATGAGTGCATCAACGAGGAAGAAACTGGGAAATGGTCGTCGGATACTTGATGTGGAAAAAGATTCACTTATAATAATGACCCAGGCACTTGAGGGCATAGGAGATAAGTATGCAATAGCAGCTTTTTCCGGTAATACAAGGTCTGATGTTGAATTCTATACGATCAAAGAGTTCAACGAGAATTTCTCCGAGGAAGCTGAATGCAAGATAAGTGCTCTTGAACCTGCAATGAACACAAGGTTGGGTGCTGTTATCAGGCATTCCATTTCAAAGCTTAAAGAAATCGATGCAAAGGTCAAGCTTCTTGTCCTGCTTTCAGATGGTGATCCTTATGATCTTGGTTTTGCTGATGGTAAATACGAAGGTCAACTGGCTATTGAGGACACAAGAGTTGCAATACAGGAAGGCAATGCACTTGGTATGCACTTTTTCTGTATTACTGTTGACAGTGAAGCAGGTGAGTATCTGGATTCCATCTTCTCGGATGTAGGGTACACTATAATCGATAATGCAGCTACACTTCCGGAAAGGCTTCCTATGCTTTACAACAGGATCACTACGTGA
- a CDS encoding ferredoxin domain-containing protein, which translates to MKLNPESEAIEILAKTILVAARTAPKAKGKDDIVTALLETKDIEILTSAMEKMADRKGEGFAFFKRDAQNVRNADAVLLIGFKTESVVGLNCGACGFESCKDMLQHSKVDIDFTGPHCSFKYIDMGIALGSAAAKAKDLCVDNRVMYSVGAGALSAGLLDADIACGIPLSIKGKNLFFDRK; encoded by the coding sequence ATGAAACTTAATCCTGAATCCGAAGCTATTGAGATACTTGCAAAGACAATACTTGTTGCAGCAAGAACAGCGCCTAAAGCAAAAGGAAAAGACGATATTGTAACAGCATTACTGGAAACAAAAGATATCGAGATCCTTACCTCAGCTATGGAAAAAATGGCAGACAGGAAAGGGGAAGGATTTGCATTCTTCAAACGTGATGCACAGAATGTACGCAATGCAGATGCAGTATTACTTATCGGTTTCAAGACCGAAAGTGTCGTTGGTCTCAACTGTGGAGCCTGTGGTTTTGAAAGCTGCAAGGATATGCTCCAGCACTCAAAAGTAGATATTGATTTTACAGGTCCGCACTGTTCGTTCAAGTACATCGACATGGGTATTGCACTTGGAAGCGCTGCTGCAAAGGCAAAGGACCTCTGTGTTGACAACAGGGTAATGTACTCAGTGGGTGCCGGAGCATTGTCAGCCGGACTTCTGGATGCTGATATCGCATGTGGAATTCCTCTCAGCATTAAGGGCAAAAACCTGTTCTTTGACAGGAAATAA
- a CDS encoding DUF460 domain-containing protein, with protein MQNPDYKAGVIFGIDIAKGSSRARELPRYAVAVLKEGEVTHYKMVRLPRILKLVREEHPEYIAVDNIFELASGKKELVRFLEKLPEGVRLVQVTGGLHKKSLLHLAKENGLSFNQFDPNEEAEACARLASMGVGSEVSLFEDITKIKVSRARSLGRGGWSQNRYRRKVHGAVRERSREVEAILKKASKEHGYTYTSRISSGFGGYVRAEFTVYAKRNQVPVGSGSTADAQIRVSNVVRDKIKYTPLNKLKRRPTIVGVDPGTTVGIAILSFDADLLLLKSIRGISHDEVVKLIAEYGKPAVIATDVTPTPGSVERIRRSFNAVINMPSAEISSEEKIALGRPFGYSNDHERDSLAAALYAYRNYKNMFSRVEKKAPSHLDMDKIKLYVIQGASIGEAIEKVSGVPIPEKKPVKVLETPDEDTEERYRKISEKLKLKDTQISNLRDYLQELKKELKSKDKRISKLELKLENMRKANHLQIRKDKEIEIREHKISSLKKDLRRSKKSLKKAYSNIKKLKQIRKMEIKGEGIPVKILPSFTREAILEIKDRLGIKKGDVIFLQDASGGSTVTASMVVELGVRAVITSSDMTYAAEDVFFRANLPLLKNVRMQRVDDLAVVDPALLQEALDEWEKEAEIKRQEDKEKKLKHLVDEYRSERRRGLV; from the coding sequence ATGCAAAATCCAGATTATAAAGCCGGGGTAATATTCGGCATAGACATTGCAAAAGGCTCTTCCAGGGCTCGGGAATTGCCAAGATATGCAGTTGCTGTGCTGAAAGAGGGGGAGGTAACCCATTATAAAATGGTGCGCCTTCCGCGTATATTGAAGTTGGTTCGCGAAGAGCATCCTGAGTATATCGCAGTGGACAACATTTTTGAACTGGCTTCTGGCAAGAAGGAGCTTGTGCGTTTTCTTGAGAAACTTCCTGAAGGTGTTAGGCTTGTGCAGGTTACAGGCGGTCTGCACAAGAAATCCCTTTTACATCTTGCAAAGGAAAATGGACTGTCCTTCAACCAGTTCGATCCCAACGAGGAGGCAGAAGCATGTGCACGGCTTGCAAGCATGGGAGTTGGCTCTGAAGTATCCCTTTTTGAAGACATCACGAAGATCAAGGTTAGTCGTGCCCGCTCCCTTGGGCGTGGTGGATGGAGCCAGAACAGGTATCGTCGTAAGGTTCACGGAGCTGTGAGGGAAAGGAGCCGTGAGGTTGAGGCGATATTGAAGAAAGCTTCAAAGGAACACGGCTATACGTACACAAGCAGGATCTCCAGCGGGTTCGGAGGTTATGTGCGTGCTGAGTTCACAGTATATGCAAAGAGGAATCAGGTGCCCGTTGGTTCCGGTTCCACTGCGGATGCCCAGATCCGTGTAAGTAACGTGGTGCGAGATAAGATCAAGTACACTCCTTTAAATAAGCTCAAAAGGCGGCCTACGATCGTGGGGGTAGACCCTGGCACCACAGTGGGAATAGCTATACTCTCCTTCGATGCTGATCTTCTGCTTCTGAAAAGTATTCGTGGTATTTCCCATGATGAAGTTGTCAAACTTATTGCTGAGTATGGGAAACCTGCGGTCATTGCTACGGATGTCACGCCAACACCGGGTTCTGTGGAGCGTATCAGGCGCAGCTTCAATGCTGTGATAAACATGCCTTCAGCTGAGATCTCCTCTGAGGAGAAGATAGCACTTGGAAGGCCTTTTGGATATTCCAATGATCATGAACGTGACTCTCTTGCTGCAGCTCTTTATGCTTACCGGAATTACAAGAACATGTTTTCGCGTGTTGAGAAGAAAGCGCCTTCTCATCTGGATATGGATAAGATCAAATTGTATGTGATCCAGGGTGCTTCCATAGGTGAAGCCATTGAGAAAGTTTCCGGCGTGCCGATTCCTGAAAAGAAGCCCGTGAAGGTTCTGGAAACTCCTGATGAGGATACTGAAGAAAGGTACAGGAAAATTTCAGAGAAACTTAAGTTAAAGGATACTCAGATCAGCAATCTCAGAGATTATCTCCAGGAACTCAAGAAGGAGTTGAAGTCAAAGGATAAGCGTATCTCAAAACTTGAACTTAAGCTGGAGAATATGAGGAAAGCCAACCATCTTCAGATCCGCAAGGACAAGGAGATAGAGATACGTGAACATAAGATCTCATCTCTGAAGAAGGACCTGCGCAGGTCTAAAAAGTCGTTAAAAAAGGCCTATTCCAACATTAAGAAACTGAAGCAGATAAGAAAGATGGAGATAAAGGGTGAGGGGATCCCTGTAAAAATACTTCCTTCTTTTACACGTGAGGCAATTTTAGAAATAAAGGATCGTCTTGGCATCAAGAAAGGTGATGTCATTTTCCTTCAGGATGCAAGTGGTGGCAGTACAGTGACAGCTTCAATGGTCGTTGAATTGGGTGTTCGTGCTGTGATAACTTCCTCGGATATGACCTATGCTGCAGAAGATGTTTTCTTCAGGGCAAATCTGCCTTTGCTTAAAAATGTTAGGATGCAAAGAGTTGACGATCTTGCAGTAGTGGACCCTGCTCTTCTTCAGGAGGCTCTGGATGAGTGGGAAAAGGAAGCTGAGATAAAGCGTCAGGAAGATAAAGAAAAGAAATTGAAGCATCTTGTGGATGAGTACAGAAGTGAGAGGCGCAGGGGCCTTGTTTGA
- a CDS encoding DUF2284 domain-containing protein translates to MVPRCNHYGDLVCPPNLPPVDEVQKIISRYKVGMVLVVEHKNPPKPQSLQESSSIEHELNVKARRLSDILLTLERESLSRGYRFATGFSAGDCTYCDKCVGTGEECSPPFQCKTFYGRHGHRRSWNIGKCGH, encoded by the coding sequence ATGGTTCCAAGATGCAACCACTATGGTGATCTCGTATGTCCACCAAATCTCCCACCTGTAGACGAAGTTCAGAAAATTATCTCCAGATATAAGGTCGGTATGGTGCTTGTAGTTGAGCATAAGAACCCACCCAAGCCTCAGTCCCTTCAGGAATCGTCATCTATAGAGCATGAGCTTAATGTAAAAGCAAGACGCCTCTCCGATATCCTGCTAACCCTTGAAAGAGAATCATTAAGTCGTGGATATCGTTTTGCTACAGGTTTTTCAGCAGGAGACTGTACTTATTGTGATAAATGTGTAGGAACCGGCGAGGAATGTAGCCCCCCTTTTCAATGCAAGACCTTCTATGGAAGGCATGGGCATAGACGTAGTTGGAACATTGGAAAATGTGGGCATTAA
- a CDS encoding CbbQ/NirQ/NorQ/GpvN family protein, with protein sequence MTDIICSQQRVEECVIKEEPYYVPVGNEVEIFRAAYENKLPVSLKGPTGCGKTRFIEYMAYELGRPLITISCHEDLTANDLIGRFLIKGESTEWNDGPLTAALKNGAICYLDEFVEARMDTRVVIHPLTDDRRIMPIEKMGIVLQAPPEFMLTISYNPGYQSVLKDLKQSTRQRFVSIDFDYPPAELETDIVAHESGVDEETARTLVDIGHRIRNFKQHGLEEGVSTRLLIYAGMLIRSGIGPGEACRVAMVKPITDDADLQKSMDEIISAIME encoded by the coding sequence ATGACCGATATTATTTGTTCCCAGCAGCGTGTTGAAGAATGCGTTATCAAAGAAGAACCATACTACGTTCCTGTTGGAAATGAGGTTGAGATCTTCAGGGCTGCTTATGAAAATAAACTTCCTGTCAGCCTTAAGGGACCAACCGGGTGCGGGAAAACACGTTTTATCGAATATATGGCCTACGAACTGGGGCGTCCTCTTATTACGATCTCCTGTCATGAGGACCTGACAGCTAACGATCTTATTGGCAGGTTCCTGATAAAAGGAGAATCAACAGAATGGAACGATGGTCCCTTAACAGCTGCTTTGAAGAACGGTGCTATCTGTTACCTTGATGAGTTCGTGGAAGCAAGGATGGATACGAGAGTAGTAATTCATCCGCTTACGGATGACCGGCGTATCATGCCCATCGAGAAAATGGGTATTGTACTTCAGGCACCACCTGAGTTCATGCTGACCATCTCCTACAACCCGGGATATCAGAGTGTGCTGAAGGATCTGAAGCAGAGCACAAGGCAGAGATTTGTTTCCATCGACTTTGACTATCCACCGGCTGAACTGGAAACCGATATAGTTGCTCATGAAAGTGGAGTGGATGAGGAAACTGCCCGGACCCTTGTGGATATTGGACACCGCATACGTAATTTTAAGCAGCATGGTCTTGAGGAAGGAGTAAGCACCCGTCTTCTCATATATGCAGGCATGCTTATCAGGTCCGGGATAGGACCGGGGGAAGCATGCAGGGTTGCTATGGTAAAGCCGATAACCGATGATGCTGACCTCCAGAAAAGCATGGATGAGATCATATCAGCTATCATGGAGTGA
- a CDS encoding molybdenum cofactor guanylyltransferase, with protein MTLSALILAGGRGRRLGNVEKALMNCDGNSVLERTINILDDIVDEVLVSVRDEEQKKEFETYACGKRMVLDSYSEIGPLAGILEGFKAAKGEYLFVTACDMPFIDPKVVELMFRCAEGHDAAVPLRPDGSMEPLCGVYRVDPMLPLIERSISSGKRFILAPVFELDDVVGVEMERIREIDPELRTFININTVDDMDELNIC; from the coding sequence ATGACATTATCAGCATTGATCCTTGCAGGCGGGCGCGGGAGGCGTCTTGGAAATGTGGAAAAGGCCCTGATGAACTGTGATGGGAATTCCGTACTGGAAAGAACGATCAATATACTTGACGATATAGTTGATGAAGTGCTGGTCTCTGTAAGGGATGAAGAGCAGAAAAAAGAGTTCGAGACTTATGCCTGTGGAAAAAGAATGGTTCTTGATAGCTATTCTGAAATAGGCCCCCTGGCAGGGATCCTTGAAGGTTTCAAAGCGGCAAAGGGTGAATATCTCTTTGTGACCGCATGTGATATGCCTTTTATTGATCCGAAAGTTGTTGAGCTCATGTTCCGTTGTGCAGAAGGACATGATGCAGCAGTACCCTTGCGTCCGGATGGTTCCATGGAGCCATTGTGCGGTGTCTATCGTGTTGATCCGATGTTGCCTTTGATCGAGAGGTCAATAAGCTCAGGAAAGAGGTTCATACTTGCGCCGGTCTTTGAACTGGATGATGTTGTGGGTGTTGAAATGGAGCGTATCCGTGAGATCGATCCGGAGTTAAGGACATTTATTAACATCAACACTGTTGATGATATGGATGAACTGAATATTTGTTGA